One genomic window of Aptenodytes patagonicus chromosome 3, bAptPat1.pri.cur, whole genome shotgun sequence includes the following:
- the MYCN gene encoding N-myc proto-oncogene protein: MPGMVSKNPDLEFDSLQPCFYPDEDDFYLCGPDSAPPGEDIWKKFELLPTPPLSPSRAGLQEHPPGGAPVPWGGAALGGCRPADPLDWASELLLLPPEADLWGGSDGGDFFETGLGVTNNLNSIIIQDCMWSGFSAREKLERAVSEKLQGKAPAAAAPPPPPGAAAGSPAAASGRAELGGAVPECVDPAVVFPFPVNKREAAAGRAGAVAAAGGGAPRGGRPPRPAGDSRASSSSGDDTLSDSDDEDEEEEDEEEEIDVVTVEKRRSSSNKAVTTLTITVRPKNTTFPSVRTQQNELILKRCAPIHQQHNYAAPSPYMESEDAPPQKKLKTEVPRPVKPTIQPKSKSSSPRNSDSEDSERRRNHNILERQRRNDLRSSFLTLRDHVPELVKNEKAAKVVILKKATEYVHSLQAEEQKLLLEKEKLQARQQQLLKKIEYKRTC; the protein is encoded by the exons ATGCCAGGAATGGTCAGTAAAAACCCAGACCTCGAGTTCGACTCTTTGCAGCCCTGTTTCTACCCGGACGAAGATGATTTTTATTTGTGCGGGCCGGACTCCGCTCCCCCCGGGGAGGACATCTGGAAAAAGTTTGAGCTGCTGCCCACCCCTCCCCTGTCTCCCAGCCGGGCCGGGCTCCAGGAGCACCCCCCGGGGGGGGCGCCGGTGCCGTGGGGAGGGGCGGCCCTGGGGGGCTGCCGCCCCGCCGACCCCCTGGACTGGGCGTCcgagctgctcctgctgccccccGAGGCCGACCTGTGGGGCGGCTCGGACGGAGGGGACTTCTTCGAGACGGGCCTCGGCGTGACCAACAACCTCAACTCCATCATCATCCAGGACTGCATGTGGAGCGGCTTTTCCGCCCGCGAGAAGCTGGAGCGGGCGGTCAGCGAGAAGCTACAGGGCaaggcgcccgccgccgccgccccgccgccgcccccgggggccgccgcgggcagccccgccgccgccagcggcCGCGCGGAGCTGGGCGGCGCCGTGCCCGAGTGCGTGGACCCGGCCGTGGTCTTCCCCTTCCCCGTCAAcaagcgggaggcggcggcgggccgcgccggggcggtggcggcggcgggcggcggggctccgcggggcggtcgcccgccgcgccccgcagGGGACAGCCgggccagcagcagctccggggACGACACCCTCAGCGACTCGG atgatgaagatgaggaggaagaggatgaagaagaagaaattgatGTTGTGACAGTGGAGAAAAGACGCTCCTCCTCCAACAAGGCTGTTACCACCCTTACTATTACAGTGCGTCCTAAAAATACCACTTTTCCATCAGTCAGGACACAGCAGAATGAACTGATTTTAAAGCGTTGTGCACCAATTCACCAGCAGCATAATTATGCCGCTCCTTCTCCATACATGGAGAGTGAAGATGCTCCACCGCAGAAGAAGTTAAAAACCGAGGTGCCCCGTCCAGTAAAACCCACGATCCAACCAAAGTCTAAGAGTTCAAGTCCTCGAAACTCTGATTCAGAGGATAGTGAACGTCGACGCAACCATAATATCCTAGAGCGTCAACGGCGTAATGATCTACGGTCAAGTTTCCTCACATTAAGGGACCATGTTCCAGAACTGgttaaaaatgagaaagctgCAAAAGTTGTGATCTTGAAAAAAGCCACTGAATATGTTCATTCCCTTCAGGCAGAGGAGCAGAAATTGttgctagaaaaggaaaaattgcaaGCCAGACAACAACAATTGCTAAAGAAAATAGAATACAAGCGGACttgctaa